In the genome of Aureimonas sp. OT7, one region contains:
- a CDS encoding efflux RND transporter periplasmic adaptor subunit, with the protein MRRLKTLVLLPLVASTLFLAACRDEQQAGGGGAPQMPPAQVGIVTTQREALPVVSDLPGRIAPTRIAEVRPRVGGIIVRRVFEQGSDVQEGQPLFEIDRATYEVEVEAARAAVMRAEAVLMQANQDAERARQLVSTRTTSQSSLDTAIATQKQAEADLASARASLRGAEINLDYTTVRAPIAGRIGRALVTEGALVSQNNTEALATIQQLDPVYADVQQPVTELIRLRNALARGELEQIEPDVAKVSLMLDDGSSYGEPGRLLFSEATVDPASGQVTLRSEFPNADGNLLPGMYVRVAVEQGIDQAAIAVPSQAVQRDTAGRAQLFVLDPDNKIMLRNVVIGRAIGNRAVVSQGLDAGERVVVDGFQKTGPGATVEPVEWTDPSQAQPAGADPAAANEGAAQTQTPTEAAPQGDAAPAAQTAE; encoded by the coding sequence ATGCGTAGATTGAAGACACTCGTCCTGCTGCCCCTCGTGGCATCGACACTGTTTCTGGCCGCCTGCCGGGACGAGCAGCAGGCCGGCGGCGGCGGCGCTCCGCAGATGCCGCCAGCCCAGGTCGGCATCGTGACCACCCAGCGCGAGGCCTTGCCCGTCGTCTCCGATCTGCCGGGGCGCATCGCCCCGACCCGTATCGCCGAGGTGCGTCCGCGCGTGGGCGGCATCATCGTGCGCCGCGTCTTCGAACAGGGCTCCGACGTGCAAGAGGGCCAGCCGCTGTTCGAGATCGACCGCGCGACCTACGAGGTCGAGGTGGAGGCCGCCCGTGCCGCCGTCATGCGCGCCGAGGCCGTGCTCATGCAGGCCAACCAGGACGCCGAACGCGCACGCCAGCTTGTCTCGACGCGTACGACCAGCCAGTCGAGCCTCGACACCGCAATCGCGACGCAGAAGCAGGCGGAGGCCGACCTCGCATCGGCGCGGGCCTCGTTGCGCGGCGCGGAGATCAACCTCGACTACACTACGGTCCGGGCGCCGATCGCCGGCCGGATCGGCCGTGCGCTGGTCACGGAGGGTGCCCTCGTCAGCCAGAACAATACTGAAGCGCTGGCCACCATCCAGCAGCTCGACCCGGTCTACGCCGACGTCCAGCAGCCGGTAACGGAGCTCATCCGCCTGCGCAACGCGCTGGCCCGCGGCGAGCTGGAGCAGATCGAGCCGGACGTCGCCAAGGTCAGCCTGATGCTGGACGACGGCTCCAGCTATGGCGAGCCGGGACGACTCCTGTTCTCGGAAGCCACGGTCGATCCGGCCAGCGGCCAGGTGACGCTGCGCAGCGAGTTCCCCAACGCCGACGGCAATCTCCTGCCGGGCATGTATGTGCGCGTCGCGGTGGAGCAGGGTATCGACCAGGCCGCCATCGCCGTGCCCAGCCAGGCCGTGCAGCGCGATACGGCGGGCCGGGCGCAGCTCTTCGTGCTCGACCCGGACAACAAGATCATGCTCCGCAACGTCGTCATCGGCCGCGCCATCGGCAACCGTGCGGTCGTTTCCCAGGGTCTGGATGCGGGCGAGCGCGTCGTCGTGGACGGGTTCCAGAAGACCGGTCCGGGCGCAACCGTCGAGCCTGTCGAATGGACCGATCCGTCCCAGGCCCAGCCGGCCGGGGCCGATCCGGCCGCGGCGAATGAGGGCGCTGCCCAGACACAAACCCCGACCGAGGCCGCGCCGCAAGGCGATGCGGCTCCGGCCGCCCAGACGGCCGAATAA
- a CDS encoding acetyl-CoA C-acyltransferase: MSASDQSVVIVSAVRTPLGRLSGSLAPFEAPQLGAHVIAAALERAGIEDGASVDEVLMGCVLPAGQGQAPARQAVRGAGLPDSVAATTINKVCGSGMKATMLAHDLIRAGSASVVVSGGMESMSNAPYLLKRARSGYRVGHDTVFDHMMLDGLEDAYEKGRPMGDFGEAVAAAYQFSRADQDAFAMETLTRARSAVADSAFAAEIVPMALSGKGGETVVDTDEHPMKVQPERIPGLKPAFRPDGTITAASASVNADGAAALLLTTSAHARAHGLPVLATILGHATHAQEPAWYATAPIPAIARLLDRLGWSVGDVDLFEINEAFALVAMAAARELSIPRERLNVNGGACALGHPIGATGARLIVTLVHALRARGLRRGIAALCIGGGEATAIAVECPPA, from the coding sequence ATGTCCGCATCGGATCAGTCCGTCGTCATCGTCTCTGCCGTCCGTACGCCGCTGGGGCGGCTGTCGGGTTCCCTCGCGCCGTTCGAGGCGCCGCAGCTCGGCGCCCATGTGATCGCGGCGGCTCTCGAGCGGGCGGGGATCGAGGATGGCGCATCCGTGGACGAGGTGCTCATGGGTTGCGTCCTTCCGGCCGGCCAGGGCCAGGCGCCTGCGCGGCAGGCGGTGCGCGGTGCTGGCCTGCCCGACAGCGTCGCCGCCACGACGATCAACAAGGTCTGCGGTTCGGGCATGAAGGCGACCATGCTGGCGCACGACCTGATCCGCGCCGGATCGGCGTCGGTGGTGGTCAGCGGCGGCATGGAGTCGATGTCGAATGCCCCCTATCTGTTGAAGCGCGCCCGCAGTGGCTACCGCGTCGGCCACGACACGGTGTTCGATCACATGATGCTGGACGGTCTTGAGGACGCCTATGAGAAAGGGCGTCCGATGGGCGATTTCGGCGAGGCGGTCGCCGCCGCCTATCAGTTCTCGCGGGCCGACCAGGACGCCTTCGCCATGGAAACCCTGACGCGTGCCCGGTCGGCGGTGGCCGACAGCGCCTTCGCGGCCGAGATCGTGCCGATGGCCCTATCGGGAAAGGGCGGCGAAACCGTCGTGGACACGGACGAGCATCCGATGAAGGTGCAGCCCGAGCGCATACCTGGTCTGAAGCCGGCGTTCAGGCCCGATGGCACCATCACGGCGGCAAGCGCCTCGGTCAACGCGGATGGCGCGGCCGCGCTGCTTCTGACCACGTCCGCGCACGCACGCGCACACGGCCTGCCCGTGCTGGCCACGATACTGGGCCATGCCACCCATGCCCAGGAGCCGGCATGGTACGCCACGGCGCCCATCCCGGCGATCGCCAGGCTGCTCGACCGGCTGGGCTGGAGCGTCGGCGATGTTGACCTGTTCGAGATCAACGAGGCCTTCGCGCTGGTGGCCATGGCGGCCGCGCGCGAACTGTCGATTCCGCGCGAGCGGCTGAACGTCAATGGCGGCGCCTGCGCACTCGGCCATCCCATCGGGGCGACGGGCGCGCGCCTGATCGTGACTCTCGTCCACGCCCTTCGGGCCCGGGGTCTTCGGCGCGGCATCGCCGCCCTTTGCATCGGCGGGGGCGAGGCGACGGCCATCGCGGTGGAGTGCCCGCCGGCCTGA
- a CDS encoding haloacid dehalogenase type II, with protein sequence MKLTDFDTLTFDCYGTLIDWESGMMEGLRSLTGRLKNSLTRDQILQAHARHESAQQAWTPARPYRDLLAIVYKRLAEEWGIEVSWADCEAYGDSVKDWPAFPDSAEALAYLKSHYRLVILSNVDNRSFAHSQRKLGVAFDAVYTAEDIGSYKPAARNFEYMLDNLGALGVEKGRILHTAESLFHDHGPANAAGLKSCWIYRRHAQSGFGATMDPGVMPHVDFRFDSMADLAAAHRAETR encoded by the coding sequence ATGAAACTGACCGACTTCGACACGCTGACCTTCGATTGCTACGGAACGCTCATCGATTGGGAGAGCGGCATGATGGAGGGCTTGCGCAGCCTGACCGGGCGCCTGAAGAACAGCCTGACCCGCGATCAGATCCTGCAGGCGCATGCCCGGCACGAGTCCGCCCAGCAGGCATGGACCCCGGCCCGCCCCTACCGCGACCTCCTGGCCATCGTCTACAAGCGCCTCGCGGAAGAATGGGGGATCGAGGTTTCGTGGGCGGACTGCGAGGCCTATGGCGACAGCGTCAAGGACTGGCCGGCCTTCCCGGATTCAGCGGAGGCGCTGGCTTACCTCAAGTCGCATTATCGCCTGGTGATCCTGTCCAATGTCGACAATCGTTCCTTCGCGCACAGCCAGCGCAAACTGGGGGTCGCATTCGACGCCGTCTATACGGCCGAGGACATCGGCTCCTACAAGCCGGCCGCCCGGAACTTCGAGTATATGCTGGACAATCTCGGAGCGCTGGGGGTGGAAAAAGGCCGTATCCTGCATACGGCGGAAAGCCTCTTCCACGACCATGGGCCCGCCAACGCCGCAGGCCTGAAAAGCTGCTGGATCTATCGTCGGCACGCGCAATCGGGCTTCGGCGCGACGATGGACCCCGGCGTCATGCCGCACGTCGATTTTCGCTTCGACAGCATGGCAGACCTGGCCGCGGCCCATCGCGCCGAAACGCGCTAG